A section of the Trichomycterus rosablanca isolate fTriRos1 chromosome 6, fTriRos1.hap1, whole genome shotgun sequence genome encodes:
- the serbp1a gene encoding SERPINE1 mRNA binding protein 1a isoform X2 translates to MPGHLQEGFGCVVTNRFDQLFDDEEDPFELLKQAESKKKDAAAPGASKSGAKTAAQAAKQPKKESQKERRAPLPDKEETTAPVPLKKEGGVRRMGRRPEQQAQQGSQQQQQQQQQQQQQPPPQQQQQQQGGHGEGRPQGERRTERRPPRERRLDKPAEDKPAEGGEFSVEKSVGDRPFRGRGGGRGGRGGRGRGIGRTDGFDSRGKREFDRHSGSDRSLKAEEKRGGSGSHNWGTVKDELSELDQSNVTEEHHEGEEHPPADSENKENEAEEVKEEGPKEMTLDEWKAQQDKERSKVEFNLRKANDGTDWKKGFLLHKSKAKDAPLDDAAGDSHVRKPANDITSQLEINFGDLGRPGRGRGGPRGGRGGRGAGVTRPPRERRPERSAGGSAPDVDDPEAFPALG, encoded by the exons ATGCCCGGACATCTGCAAGAAGGTTTCGGCTGTGTCGTAACCAATCGGTTCGACCAGTTATTTGACGATGAAGAGGACCCGTTCGAGCTATTAAAGCAGGCTGAAAGCAAGAAGAAGGACGCGGCCGCACCGGGGGCCAGCAAGTCTGGCGCCAAGACCGCTGCTCAGGCTGCCAAACAGCCCAAGAAAGAGTCACAGAAAGAGAGGAGAGCTCCTCTGCCTGACAAGGAAGAAACCACTGCACCAGTTCCTCTGAAGAAGGAGGGTG gTGTGAGGAGGATGGGCCGCCGACCGGAGCAGCAGGCTCAGCAGGGCTCtcagcaacagcagcagcagcagcagcagcagcaacagcagcCGCCgccgcagcagcagcagcagcagcaggggGGTCATGGCGAGGGTCGCCCCCAGGGAGAAAGGCGCACTGAAAGGAGACCTCCCCGCGAGCGCAGATTAGATAAACCTGCAGAGGATAAACCAGCCGAGGGTGGAGAGTTCTCTGTGGAAAA GTCTGTTGGCGACAGGCCTTTCCGGGGCCGTGGAGGCGGCAGGGGCGGCCGTGGAGGTCGTGGCCGAGGCATCGGCCGCACCGACGGCTTTGACTCGCGTGGCAAGCGTGAATTTGACAGACACAGTGGCAGTGACCGATC CCTTAAAGCAGAGGAGAAGCGTGGAGGAAGTGGATCTCACAACTGGGGAACCGTCAAGGACGAACTGAG TGAACTCGACCAGTCGAACGTGACCGAAGAGCACCATGAGGGAGAGGAACACCCACCCGCTGACTCTGAGAACAA GGAGAACGAGGCGGAGGAGGTGAAGGAGGAGGGGCCTAAGGAGATGACTCTTGACGAATGGAAAGCCCAGCAGGACAAGGAGAGAAGCAAGGTGGAGTTCAACCTTCGTAAAGCCAATGACGGAACCGACTGGAAGAAAGGATTCTTACTACACAAGTCCAAGGCCAAGGAT GCTCCCCTGGATGACGCGGCCGGTGACAGCCACGTCCGCAAGCCAGCCAATGACATCACGTCCCAGCTGGAGATCAACTTCGGAGACCTGGGCCGCCCAGGCCGTGGCCGCGGTGGACCCCGCGGCGGAAGAGGAGGCCGTGGGGCTGGAGTTACCAGACCACCGCGCGAGCGCAGGCCTGAAAGG tCGGCTGGTGGTTCCGCTCCTGACGTGGACGACCCAGAAGCTTTCCCGGCTCTGGGTTAG
- the serbp1a gene encoding SERPINE1 mRNA binding protein 1a isoform X1 translates to MPGHLQEGFGCVVTNRFDQLFDDEEDPFELLKQAESKKKDAAAPGASKSGAKTAAQAAKQPKKESQKERRAPLPDKEETTAPVPLKKEGGVRRMGRRPEQQAQQGSQQQQQQQQQQQQQPPPQQQQQQQGGHGEGRPQGERRTERRPPRERRLDKPAEDKPAEGGEFSVEKSVGDRPFRGRGGGRGGRGGRGRGIGRTDGFDSRGKREFDRHSGSDRSSLKAEEKRGGSGSHNWGTVKDELSELDQSNVTEEHHEGEEHPPADSENKENEAEEVKEEGPKEMTLDEWKAQQDKERSKVEFNLRKANDGTDWKKGFLLHKSKAKDAPLDDAAGDSHVRKPANDITSQLEINFGDLGRPGRGRGGPRGGRGGRGAGVTRPPRERRPERSAGGSAPDVDDPEAFPALG, encoded by the exons ATGCCCGGACATCTGCAAGAAGGTTTCGGCTGTGTCGTAACCAATCGGTTCGACCAGTTATTTGACGATGAAGAGGACCCGTTCGAGCTATTAAAGCAGGCTGAAAGCAAGAAGAAGGACGCGGCCGCACCGGGGGCCAGCAAGTCTGGCGCCAAGACCGCTGCTCAGGCTGCCAAACAGCCCAAGAAAGAGTCACAGAAAGAGAGGAGAGCTCCTCTGCCTGACAAGGAAGAAACCACTGCACCAGTTCCTCTGAAGAAGGAGGGTG gTGTGAGGAGGATGGGCCGCCGACCGGAGCAGCAGGCTCAGCAGGGCTCtcagcaacagcagcagcagcagcagcagcagcaacagcagcCGCCgccgcagcagcagcagcagcagcaggggGGTCATGGCGAGGGTCGCCCCCAGGGAGAAAGGCGCACTGAAAGGAGACCTCCCCGCGAGCGCAGATTAGATAAACCTGCAGAGGATAAACCAGCCGAGGGTGGAGAGTTCTCTGTGGAAAA GTCTGTTGGCGACAGGCCTTTCCGGGGCCGTGGAGGCGGCAGGGGCGGCCGTGGAGGTCGTGGCCGAGGCATCGGCCGCACCGACGGCTTTGACTCGCGTGGCAAGCGTGAATTTGACAGACACAGTGGCAGTGACCGATC CAGCCTTAAAGCAGAGGAGAAGCGTGGAGGAAGTGGATCTCACAACTGGGGAACCGTCAAGGACGAACTGAG TGAACTCGACCAGTCGAACGTGACCGAAGAGCACCATGAGGGAGAGGAACACCCACCCGCTGACTCTGAGAACAA GGAGAACGAGGCGGAGGAGGTGAAGGAGGAGGGGCCTAAGGAGATGACTCTTGACGAATGGAAAGCCCAGCAGGACAAGGAGAGAAGCAAGGTGGAGTTCAACCTTCGTAAAGCCAATGACGGAACCGACTGGAAGAAAGGATTCTTACTACACAAGTCCAAGGCCAAGGAT GCTCCCCTGGATGACGCGGCCGGTGACAGCCACGTCCGCAAGCCAGCCAATGACATCACGTCCCAGCTGGAGATCAACTTCGGAGACCTGGGCCGCCCAGGCCGTGGCCGCGGTGGACCCCGCGGCGGAAGAGGAGGCCGTGGGGCTGGAGTTACCAGACCACCGCGCGAGCGCAGGCCTGAAAGG tCGGCTGGTGGTTCCGCTCCTGACGTGGACGACCCAGAAGCTTTCCCGGCTCTGGGTTAG